In a single window of the Pandoraea pulmonicola genome:
- a CDS encoding PDR/VanB family oxidoreductase: MNLSDFTDTLIVNVARREQHTAAIAVFELRAPDDGTLPPFTAGAHIELFLRHGLSRCYSLLNDPAERHRYVIGVNRDAASRGGSAFVHEHLREGATLKIGTPRNHFPLDEAAAGVGHTVLVAGGIGVTPLLSMAARLEALRRPWTLHYCARNRESAAFVDRLEGGDFSYGRVEWHFDHAPGQGALDLGRLVDEAPAGTHLYCCGPAPMLKAFEAQVARRADCHGHVEYFGGAGAPEGSAGQYEVVLARSDRIVVVRPGQTMLDALLDAGVDAPYSCREGVCGTCEVAVLEGTPEHRDLVLSQDERAGGRTVMICCSGCKGDRLVLDL; this comes from the coding sequence ATGAACCTGTCCGACTTCACCGACACGCTGATCGTCAACGTCGCGCGGCGCGAGCAGCACACGGCTGCCATTGCCGTGTTCGAGCTGCGCGCGCCCGACGACGGCACGCTGCCGCCCTTCACCGCGGGGGCTCACATCGAGCTGTTCCTGCGCCACGGGTTGTCGCGATGCTATTCGCTGCTCAACGACCCGGCGGAGCGGCATCGCTACGTCATCGGCGTGAACCGCGATGCGGCGAGCCGGGGCGGTTCCGCGTTCGTTCACGAGCACCTGCGCGAAGGCGCGACGCTGAAGATCGGCACGCCGCGCAATCACTTCCCGCTCGACGAAGCGGCGGCGGGGGTGGGCCATACCGTGCTCGTCGCCGGCGGCATCGGCGTCACGCCGTTGCTGTCGATGGCCGCCCGCCTCGAAGCACTGCGGCGCCCCTGGACGCTGCACTACTGCGCGCGCAATCGCGAGAGCGCTGCCTTCGTGGATCGGCTTGAGGGCGGTGACTTCTCGTACGGGCGCGTCGAGTGGCACTTCGACCATGCGCCGGGCCAGGGGGCGCTCGACCTCGGCCGTCTCGTGGACGAGGCGCCCGCGGGCACGCACCTGTATTGCTGCGGGCCTGCGCCGATGTTGAAAGCGTTCGAAGCGCAGGTGGCGCGCCGCGCGGACTGTCACGGTCACGTCGAGTATTTCGGCGGCGCCGGCGCGCCGGAAGGTTCCGCCGGGCAATACGAGGTGGTGCTGGCGCGCAGCGACAGGATCGTCGTGGTCAGGCCGGGCCAGACGATGCTCGACGCGTTGCTCGACGCCGGCGTGGACGCCCCGTATTCTTGTCGCGAAGGCGTTTGCGGGACGTGCGAAGTCGCCGTGCTCGAAGGCACGCCGGAGCATCGCGATCTCGTGTTGA